In a genomic window of Chrysemys picta bellii isolate R12L10 chromosome 1, ASM1138683v2, whole genome shotgun sequence:
- the TMCC3 gene encoding transmembrane and coiled-coil domain protein 3 isoform X1 gives MPGSDTGLAVDRTYSDPERHQRSKTRVERHDMNTLSLPLNIRRGGSDTNLNFDVPDGILEFHKVKLNADSLKQKILKVTEQIKIEQTARDGNVAEYLKLVNSADKQQAGRIKQVFEKKNQKSAHSIAQLQKKLEQYHRKLKDIEQNGSSKSSKDISKDNLKDIHPPLKDVHGKSRISGQGAESSKSGVPGVSLTPPVFVFSKSREFANLIRNKFGSADNISHLKNTLDEFRPETSSRAYGGSATIVAKPKYVSDDECSSGTSGSADSNGNHSFGPGGTNALDSQAKLSMILEELREIKETQSQLADDIQNLKAQFQRDYGFISQTLQEERYRYERLEDQLNDLTDLHQHETANLKQELASIEERVAYQACERSRDVQEALESCQTRVFKLEFHQQEQQALQSETVNAKVLLGKCINVILAFMTVILVCVSTIAKFIAPMMKSRFHIICTFFAVTLLAIFCKNWDHIICAIERMIIPR, from the exons GTGGAAAGACATGACATGAATACTCTGAGCTTGCCACTTAACATTCGCCGTGGGGGTTCAGACACCAACCTCAACTTTGATGTACCTGATGGGATCTTAGAATTTCACAAAGTCAAACTTAATGCAGATAGCCTGAAACAAAAAATTTTGAAAGTTACAGAACAGATCAAAATTGAACAAACAGCCCGTGATGGAAATGTGGCTGAATATTTAAAACTGGTGAACAGTGCGGACAAGCAGCAGGCTGGACGAATTAAACAAGTCTTTGAGAAGAAGAACCAGAAATCTGCCCACTCCATTGCCCAACTACAGAAGAAATTGGAACAGTATCACCGAAAGCTCAAAGACATTGAACAAAATGGATCTTCCAAAAGTTCCAAAGATATTTCGAAAGATAACTTGAAGGATATCCATCCCCCTTTAAAAGATGTCCATGGCAAATCTCGTATCAGTGGCCAAGGTGCTGAGAGCAGCAAATCGGGTGTGCCAGGTGTCTCCTTGACACCACCAGTGTTTGTTTTCAGCAAGTCGAGAGAGTTTGCAAACTTGATCCGAAATAAATTTGGTAGTGCTGACAACATTTCTCACCTGAAAAATACCCTGGATGAATTTCGGCCAGAAACTAGTTCCAGGGCCTATGGTGGCAGTGCTACTATTGTTGCTAAACCAAAATATGTTAGTGATGATGAGTGCTCAAGTGGGACATCTGGCTCTGCAGATAGTAATGGGAACCATTCCTTTGGGCCTGGAGGGACAAACGCTCTGGACAGCCAAGCAAAGCTTTCCATGATCTTGGAGGAACTGAGAGAAATAAAGGAGACACAGTCCCAATTAGCTGATGACATACAGAATTTAAAAGCACAGTTTCAAAGAGACTATGGTTTTATTTCTCAGACATTGCAGGAGGAAAGATACAG gtATGAACGATTGGAAGACCAGCTAAACGATCTGACAGATCTTCATCAGCATGAGACTGCAAACCTGAAACAAGAGCTAGCCAGCATAGAAGAAAGAGTGGCATATCAGGCCTGTGAACGGTCACGAGATGTTCAG GAAGCCTTGGAATCTTGCCAGACTAGGGTTTTTAAGCTGGAGTTCCATCAGCAAGAACAGCAAGCACTGCAGTCAGAAACTGTGAATGCCAAAGTACTCCTAGGGAAATGTATAAATGTAATCTTGGCCTTCATGACCGTCATCTTAGTGTGCGTTTCTACCATTGCAAAGTTTATAGCTCCTATGATGAAGAGCCGTTTCCATATCATCTGCACTTTTTTTGCAGTGACTCTACTTGCAATATTTTGTAAAAATTGGGATCACATTATCTGTGCCATAGAAAGGATGATCATACCAAGATGA
- the TMCC3 gene encoding transmembrane and coiled-coil domain protein 3 isoform X3 produces MNTLSLPLNIRRGGSDTNLNFDVPDGILEFHKVKLNADSLKQKILKVTEQIKIEQTARDGNVAEYLKLVNSADKQQAGRIKQVFEKKNQKSAHSIAQLQKKLEQYHRKLKDIEQNGSSKSSKDISKDNLKDIHPPLKDVHGKSRISGQGAESSKSGVPGVSLTPPVFVFSKSREFANLIRNKFGSADNISHLKNTLDEFRPETSSRAYGGSATIVAKPKYVSDDECSSGTSGSADSNGNHSFGPGGTNALDSQAKLSMILEELREIKETQSQLADDIQNLKAQFQRDYGFISQTLQEERYRYERLEDQLNDLTDLHQHETANLKQELASIEERVAYQACERSRDVQEALESCQTRVFKLEFHQQEQQALQSETVNAKVLLGKCINVILAFMTVILVCVSTIAKFIAPMMKSRFHIICTFFAVTLLAIFCKNWDHIICAIERMIIPR; encoded by the exons ATGAATACTCTGAGCTTGCCACTTAACATTCGCCGTGGGGGTTCAGACACCAACCTCAACTTTGATGTACCTGATGGGATCTTAGAATTTCACAAAGTCAAACTTAATGCAGATAGCCTGAAACAAAAAATTTTGAAAGTTACAGAACAGATCAAAATTGAACAAACAGCCCGTGATGGAAATGTGGCTGAATATTTAAAACTGGTGAACAGTGCGGACAAGCAGCAGGCTGGACGAATTAAACAAGTCTTTGAGAAGAAGAACCAGAAATCTGCCCACTCCATTGCCCAACTACAGAAGAAATTGGAACAGTATCACCGAAAGCTCAAAGACATTGAACAAAATGGATCTTCCAAAAGTTCCAAAGATATTTCGAAAGATAACTTGAAGGATATCCATCCCCCTTTAAAAGATGTCCATGGCAAATCTCGTATCAGTGGCCAAGGTGCTGAGAGCAGCAAATCGGGTGTGCCAGGTGTCTCCTTGACACCACCAGTGTTTGTTTTCAGCAAGTCGAGAGAGTTTGCAAACTTGATCCGAAATAAATTTGGTAGTGCTGACAACATTTCTCACCTGAAAAATACCCTGGATGAATTTCGGCCAGAAACTAGTTCCAGGGCCTATGGTGGCAGTGCTACTATTGTTGCTAAACCAAAATATGTTAGTGATGATGAGTGCTCAAGTGGGACATCTGGCTCTGCAGATAGTAATGGGAACCATTCCTTTGGGCCTGGAGGGACAAACGCTCTGGACAGCCAAGCAAAGCTTTCCATGATCTTGGAGGAACTGAGAGAAATAAAGGAGACACAGTCCCAATTAGCTGATGACATACAGAATTTAAAAGCACAGTTTCAAAGAGACTATGGTTTTATTTCTCAGACATTGCAGGAGGAAAGATACAG gtATGAACGATTGGAAGACCAGCTAAACGATCTGACAGATCTTCATCAGCATGAGACTGCAAACCTGAAACAAGAGCTAGCCAGCATAGAAGAAAGAGTGGCATATCAGGCCTGTGAACGGTCACGAGATGTTCAG GAAGCCTTGGAATCTTGCCAGACTAGGGTTTTTAAGCTGGAGTTCCATCAGCAAGAACAGCAAGCACTGCAGTCAGAAACTGTGAATGCCAAAGTACTCCTAGGGAAATGTATAAATGTAATCTTGGCCTTCATGACCGTCATCTTAGTGTGCGTTTCTACCATTGCAAAGTTTATAGCTCCTATGATGAAGAGCCGTTTCCATATCATCTGCACTTTTTTTGCAGTGACTCTACTTGCAATATTTTGTAAAAATTGGGATCACATTATCTGTGCCATAGAAAGGATGATCATACCAAGATGA
- the TMCC3 gene encoding transmembrane and coiled-coil domain protein 3 isoform X2 encodes MLRKVERHDMNTLSLPLNIRRGGSDTNLNFDVPDGILEFHKVKLNADSLKQKILKVTEQIKIEQTARDGNVAEYLKLVNSADKQQAGRIKQVFEKKNQKSAHSIAQLQKKLEQYHRKLKDIEQNGSSKSSKDISKDNLKDIHPPLKDVHGKSRISGQGAESSKSGVPGVSLTPPVFVFSKSREFANLIRNKFGSADNISHLKNTLDEFRPETSSRAYGGSATIVAKPKYVSDDECSSGTSGSADSNGNHSFGPGGTNALDSQAKLSMILEELREIKETQSQLADDIQNLKAQFQRDYGFISQTLQEERYRYERLEDQLNDLTDLHQHETANLKQELASIEERVAYQACERSRDVQEALESCQTRVFKLEFHQQEQQALQSETVNAKVLLGKCINVILAFMTVILVCVSTIAKFIAPMMKSRFHIICTFFAVTLLAIFCKNWDHIICAIERMIIPR; translated from the exons GTGGAAAGACATGACATGAATACTCTGAGCTTGCCACTTAACATTCGCCGTGGGGGTTCAGACACCAACCTCAACTTTGATGTACCTGATGGGATCTTAGAATTTCACAAAGTCAAACTTAATGCAGATAGCCTGAAACAAAAAATTTTGAAAGTTACAGAACAGATCAAAATTGAACAAACAGCCCGTGATGGAAATGTGGCTGAATATTTAAAACTGGTGAACAGTGCGGACAAGCAGCAGGCTGGACGAATTAAACAAGTCTTTGAGAAGAAGAACCAGAAATCTGCCCACTCCATTGCCCAACTACAGAAGAAATTGGAACAGTATCACCGAAAGCTCAAAGACATTGAACAAAATGGATCTTCCAAAAGTTCCAAAGATATTTCGAAAGATAACTTGAAGGATATCCATCCCCCTTTAAAAGATGTCCATGGCAAATCTCGTATCAGTGGCCAAGGTGCTGAGAGCAGCAAATCGGGTGTGCCAGGTGTCTCCTTGACACCACCAGTGTTTGTTTTCAGCAAGTCGAGAGAGTTTGCAAACTTGATCCGAAATAAATTTGGTAGTGCTGACAACATTTCTCACCTGAAAAATACCCTGGATGAATTTCGGCCAGAAACTAGTTCCAGGGCCTATGGTGGCAGTGCTACTATTGTTGCTAAACCAAAATATGTTAGTGATGATGAGTGCTCAAGTGGGACATCTGGCTCTGCAGATAGTAATGGGAACCATTCCTTTGGGCCTGGAGGGACAAACGCTCTGGACAGCCAAGCAAAGCTTTCCATGATCTTGGAGGAACTGAGAGAAATAAAGGAGACACAGTCCCAATTAGCTGATGACATACAGAATTTAAAAGCACAGTTTCAAAGAGACTATGGTTTTATTTCTCAGACATTGCAGGAGGAAAGATACAG gtATGAACGATTGGAAGACCAGCTAAACGATCTGACAGATCTTCATCAGCATGAGACTGCAAACCTGAAACAAGAGCTAGCCAGCATAGAAGAAAGAGTGGCATATCAGGCCTGTGAACGGTCACGAGATGTTCAG GAAGCCTTGGAATCTTGCCAGACTAGGGTTTTTAAGCTGGAGTTCCATCAGCAAGAACAGCAAGCACTGCAGTCAGAAACTGTGAATGCCAAAGTACTCCTAGGGAAATGTATAAATGTAATCTTGGCCTTCATGACCGTCATCTTAGTGTGCGTTTCTACCATTGCAAAGTTTATAGCTCCTATGATGAAGAGCCGTTTCCATATCATCTGCACTTTTTTTGCAGTGACTCTACTTGCAATATTTTGTAAAAATTGGGATCACATTATCTGTGCCATAGAAAGGATGATCATACCAAGATGA